One part of the Halopenitus persicus genome encodes these proteins:
- a CDS encoding winged helix-turn-helix transcriptional regulator, giving the protein MSDTRDRIRRHVHATPGLHFRRIGRELDLATGQVQYHLRRLEGEGTIVEEPVCGKTHYFEPSFEPWERRAIAFLRRETARGIIVRLAADGTKRPPELAAELDLAESTISWHLSTLAEHDIVDKSAESPMTVSLARPDRTTELVDVVSPSVSDRLVDRFLRTVDEML; this is encoded by the coding sequence ATGTCCGACACCAGGGATCGGATCCGTCGACACGTCCACGCCACGCCCGGCCTCCACTTCCGACGGATCGGTCGCGAGCTCGATCTCGCGACCGGACAGGTCCAGTACCACCTCCGTCGCCTCGAAGGTGAGGGGACGATCGTCGAGGAACCGGTCTGCGGAAAAACCCATTACTTCGAGCCGTCCTTCGAGCCGTGGGAGCGACGAGCGATCGCCTTCCTGCGGCGGGAAACCGCACGCGGAATCATCGTTCGTCTCGCTGCGGACGGGACGAAACGCCCACCCGAGCTCGCGGCCGAACTCGATCTCGCCGAGAGCACCATCTCGTGGCACCTCTCGACGCTCGCGGAGCACGACATCGTTGACAAATCGGCCGAGTCACCGATGACGGTCTCGCTCGCGCGGCCGGACCGGACCACGGAGCTCGTGGACGTGGTTTCACCGTCCGTCTCCGACCGGCTCGTTGACCGCTTCCTCCGGACGGTCGACGAGATGCTGTAG
- a CDS encoding SCO family protein: MRRRTLLSGLTAGATLTVTGCLGSVLADRPEHVVLEPQSDQQADSEDLSYPAYGQPVPAVEVPDPLTGDRIDTGALDRTAIITAFFATCPAECGVLLRRLADVQATVADRGLTRSVVFLPITFDPERDDATALRDHARSVGADLESGNWHYLRPNSPAAAERVVEDRLGIEFERDTSSDRVAGYDFVHAVVTLLVNPSGVVERAYRGETIDRDRVAKDIATVVAGTSDATAESVTHD, translated from the coding sequence ATGCGACGACGAACACTGCTGTCGGGGCTCACGGCCGGTGCAACTCTCACAGTGACCGGCTGTCTCGGCTCCGTTCTCGCGGATCGTCCCGAACACGTCGTTCTCGAGCCGCAGTCGGATCAGCAGGCGGACAGCGAGGACCTGTCGTATCCGGCCTACGGTCAGCCGGTGCCTGCCGTCGAAGTTCCCGACCCGCTAACCGGCGACCGGATCGATACCGGAGCCCTCGATCGAACCGCGATCATCACCGCGTTCTTCGCGACCTGTCCCGCCGAATGTGGCGTCCTGCTTCGCCGATTGGCCGACGTGCAGGCGACCGTCGCCGACCGGGGACTGACACGGTCGGTGGTGTTCCTGCCGATCACGTTCGATCCGGAGCGTGACGATGCGACTGCGCTTCGAGACCACGCCCGGAGCGTCGGCGCCGATCTGGAGTCCGGAAACTGGCACTATCTCCGTCCGAACTCGCCCGCCGCCGCCGAACGCGTCGTCGAGGACCGGCTCGGGATCGAGTTCGAACGGGACACGAGCAGCGACCGCGTGGCCGGATACGACTTCGTGCACGCGGTCGTGACGCTGCTCGTGAATCCGAGCGGGGTCGTGGAACGGGCCTACCGCGGCGAGACGATCGACCGCGATCGCGTGGCGAAGGACATTGCGACGGTCGTTGCGGGGACGTCCGACGCGACTGCGGAGTCAGTTACCCACGACTGA
- a CDS encoding DUF7471 family protein, giving the protein MGQTTWGVDAAIPILVVILLASIGTGVLFLVSVVAYRRRRRSQYGLIAVAIGALWVRSVVGAGTVFGHVPMPVHHFISHSLDLLTAGIVLYAVYMYAPGSVPSSEDR; this is encoded by the coding sequence CTGGGGCAGACCACGTGGGGCGTCGACGCCGCGATCCCGATCCTCGTGGTCATCCTACTCGCGTCGATCGGAACCGGGGTGCTCTTCCTCGTGAGCGTGGTCGCGTACCGTCGTCGCCGTCGATCCCAGTACGGGCTGATCGCGGTCGCGATCGGCGCGTTGTGGGTTCGATCGGTGGTGGGTGCCGGGACCGTATTCGGGCACGTTCCGATGCCCGTACACCACTTCATCAGCCACTCGCTCGATCTGCTGACCGCCGGGATCGTGCTCTATGCCGTCTATATGTACGCGCCCGGGTCGGTACCCTCCTCCGAGGATCGGTGA
- a CDS encoding sulfite exporter TauE/SafE family protein, with protein MSVSPILGVDVLLFFTIGLLGGAHCIGMCGPLVTVYATRMGNTHETDGGTTATGPSSRRDQGAQTDPGSRTAPGAQTDPGSRTTPTSRRDHLSLYEVRQHALFNVGRAASYSLLGIAMGALGSVVYLGVDEITAAASTVRGVVGVGIGVLVIAIGVSYVLGRVSTGIHLPGVQRVTGALTSRIDGLAGGPGIALLGGLHGLLPCPILYPAYLYAFAAGSPTAGGIALAALGVGTIPAVFAYGTVIQGVSVRRRRWLHRVLGVCFVVLGYVLLAHGLMAVGIHVPHPMLPFWNPLSGAGMAH; from the coding sequence ATGAGCGTCTCGCCGATCCTCGGCGTCGACGTCCTCCTGTTTTTCACGATCGGGCTTCTCGGCGGCGCCCATTGCATCGGGATGTGTGGCCCGTTGGTCACGGTCTATGCGACTCGGATGGGAAACACGCACGAAACCGACGGCGGGACGACGGCCACCGGACCGAGCTCGCGACGGGATCAGGGCGCGCAGACTGACCCGGGCTCACGGACCGCTCCGGGCGCGCAGACTGACCCGGGCTCACGGACCACCCCGACGTCCCGGCGCGACCACCTCTCGCTGTACGAGGTTCGCCAGCACGCGCTGTTCAACGTCGGGCGAGCAGCAAGCTACAGCCTGCTTGGCATCGCGATGGGTGCGCTCGGCAGCGTGGTGTATCTCGGCGTCGACGAGATCACTGCCGCGGCGAGCACGGTCCGGGGCGTCGTCGGCGTCGGCATCGGCGTTCTCGTCATCGCCATCGGCGTGTCCTACGTGCTGGGTCGCGTCTCGACCGGGATCCATCTGCCCGGCGTGCAACGCGTCACCGGCGCGTTGACGAGCCGGATCGACGGTCTCGCTGGTGGGCCGGGGATCGCTCTCCTCGGCGGGCTGCACGGGTTGTTACCGTGCCCGATCCTTTATCCGGCATACCTCTATGCGTTCGCTGCCGGGTCACCGACTGCTGGCGGAATCGCGCTCGCTGCACTGGGCGTCGGAACGATCCCGGCCGTGTTCGCGTACGGAACCGTGATCCAGGGGGTAAGCGTCCGTCGGCGGCGGTGGTTGCACCGCGTGCTCGGCGTGTGTTTCGTCGTGCTTGGATACGTACTCCTCGCACACGGCCTGATGGCGGTCGGCATTCACGTGCCGCATCCGATGCTTCCCTTCTGGAACCCGCTTTCGGGCGCGGGAATGGCCCACTAG